The genomic DNA TGAACCTGGGGGAGTTGATTTTTTCACTCACTAGCAACATCACTTATCGGGCTGCTTTTGGGTTGAGTTCTTACGATGGCCAAGATGAATTCATCAGTATTTTGCAAGAGTTCTCCAAGCTGTTCGGCGCTTTTAACATTGCTGATTTCATCCCTTCGCTTGGCTGGCTTGATCCTCAAGGCCTCGACACCAGACTCGAAAAGGCTCGTCTGTCTCTTGACAAATTCATCGACAGGATCATCAACGACCACATCAAGGAAAGAAACCATCAAGCTGCAGCCGATATGGTAGACGATTTACTCGCTTTTTACAGTGAAGAAGCAAAAGTTGATGAATCAGAAGATCTACAAAATGCCATCAGACTCACCAGAGATAACATCAAAGCTATTATCATGGTAGGTGAATTTTATATTCAACAGTATAGATTTGTATATGTATCTATATATTAATAAGAACTTGGTATTATTTATATGCAGGATGTGATGTTTGGTGGGACAGAAACAGTGGCGTCGGCGATAGAATGGGCCCTGGCGGAGCTGATGAAAAGCCCGGAGGACTTAAAACTAGCTCAGCAAGAGCTTGCAGACGTTGTTGGATTGGAACGCCGAGTTGAAGAATCAGACTTGGATAATTTAACCTTCCTAAAATGCACAGTTAAAGAAACTTTAAGGCTTCACCCACCAATTCCCCTCCTCCTCCACGAGACCGCAGAAGACGCCGAGGTTTCCGGTTACCGTATTCCGGCCAGGTCACGTGTCATGATCAACGCCTGGGCTATCGGCAGGGACCCCGGCTCATGGGACGATCCAGATACTTTCAAGCCATCGAGGTTCTTGAAACAAGACATGCCTGATTTCAAAGGAAGCCACTTTGAGTTAATACCGTTCGGGTCGGGTCGGAGGTCGTGTCCGGGTATGCAACTCGGGTTATATGCGCTTGAATTGGCGGTGGCGAGTATGCTTCATTGTTTTACGTGGGAGTTGCCCGATGGGATGAAACCGAGTGAGCTCGATATGAGTGATGTGTTTGGACTCACAGCGCCCAGGGCCAGTCGACTCATCGCCGTACCCAGTAAGCGGGTTTTATGTCCTCTTTGAGAGTCCGATAAATCTAGATTCTCTTTTTCTGCCTGTGGATAAACAAGTTTTATTTGGAGCTTCTTGTAAAATCTCTTTTAGGtatgacatttgaaataataatggtaaaacaaattatattttctttttttaaacctttgTTCGATTTCTATACCTATTCTATTCTATGTTACTCgaaaccttttttttcttatttttttgaccTATTCAGGAAAACACTATAAACCTAGTGTTTGTCTCACTACTACTGCGTTTGAGGAATTTTGAACCGTGACAACTGACATATCACAAAAGGAAGGCTTTCAGAGGCTCAGCATAGGTAAAGTAAAATGGAAGTGGGCTGTAGCTCTTAGCTCATACCAATCAAGGCTGATAAAGCCTAATTAATTTACTTGTCTGTCTCCATCTTTATTCATGGGGTCAAGAGGTGGTTCAAAG from Mangifera indica cultivar Alphonso chromosome 16, CATAS_Mindica_2.1, whole genome shotgun sequence includes the following:
- the LOC123199277 gene encoding cytochrome P450 84A1-like; this encodes MDSFFQALEPLTTALLFMVPLLFLLGLVFRRNKLPYPPGPKGWPIIGNMLMMDQLTHRGLAKLAKQYGGLFHMRMGYLHMVVVSNPEMARQVLQVQDNIFSNRPATIAIAYLTYDRADMAFAHYGPFWRQMRKLCVMKLFSRKRAESWESVRDEVDALVRSVAEHNGKPVNLGELIFSLTSNITYRAAFGLSSYDGQDEFISILQEFSKLFGAFNIADFIPSLGWLDPQGLDTRLEKARLSLDKFIDRIINDHIKERNHQAAADMVDDLLAFYSEEAKVDESEDLQNAIRLTRDNIKAIIMDVMFGGTETVASAIEWALAELMKSPEDLKLAQQELADVVGLERRVEESDLDNLTFLKCTVKETLRLHPPIPLLLHETAEDAEVSGYRIPARSRVMINAWAIGRDPGSWDDPDTFKPSRFLKQDMPDFKGSHFELIPFGSGRRSCPGMQLGLYALELAVASMLHCFTWELPDGMKPSELDMSDVFGLTAPRASRLIAVPSKRVLCPL